A segment of the Amblyomma americanum isolate KBUSLIRL-KWMA chromosome 6, ASM5285725v1, whole genome shotgun sequence genome:
AACGTGAGCAAGGACTGTGTGGGAAAGCGTGCGAGCAAGCTCTTCGCTTTCTGCCTGGTGTGACTTTGCCTTCGGCCGTGCGCCCGCTGCCCGCACAATACCATCCACGTTTTGCCCCTAGTTTGGCCGCATCTGAAGACACTGTTTTTTGCGCAAACACAATTCCTCCCCCAATCTGTTTCCTTCCCGGGACCAGCAATGATACAAGAGAGAAAGAATGGGTGGAAAAAGTACAAACAAAATTCGCCGAGCGTATTCGTAGCTGAAGTCTATACCGCGCTTGGTAAACGAAAGCCGTACgccaagaaatgaagaagagaaaaaaaaaagagaaaacgacAGATAGCGAGCATAGATTGCAAACAGGCATAAAAAAATAAGGAATAGAGGAGCGTAGGTACATTATTCTTTAGGAAGATTGTGGTTGTGCCTCACATCTGAAAGAAATAACGTAAGGAGGGCAGGACGGTTGAATTCAGAAGGAGAACGAAAGAAAAGAAGCCGAGTACAACGTAGGTGATATACAAATGTGCTCTAACTTTGCGTGCCTCATTGTGTTTATCCACCTCTGTACCTGCGTCTGGTtcgttttttcagctgctttcaaCCACACTACTCCACTCGTACCCACTCTTTAGTCATGTTCAGTTTAGATTCGCATCGAAAGGTATGCGACAGCAAGCCCAAGTCTGCACGTACTCCCAATCACGTTGGGAAGGCCGCGTGCTCGAAGAGTGAAGAGCAAGGCGTTCAGCCGGCCTGCATACAAATAAGTTACCTTTTCGGACAAAGGAGCGGTCAGAGAAGACTCTCTTGCCAATGCTAGCGGCAGCAAGCGCATAACATTGCAACACATTTGAAAAATAGGCGAAGAAATATCAGTTCCGCCAACCTCCACTTATCAATCTCATCCAATTCTTCGTTCGTTACACGtggggaaatttttaaaaaatgtgaaGAATATACAGCCGTCCGTAACCTCCGCGTCTGAGCAGTGACTGACAACGAAGAAGCAACGGACGCGACTCGACCCCAATCGAACTTCCGCCCGTGGTCGGTCTGGCAACGCCGCTTCCCACTCCGCCGTGGACTTACTTCGTGTCTGCGTGGTGTCTTTAGTTGAGTACGTACTGAAAGAGTGTTTGTTTCACTCTACACCGTGGTCCAGTGGACTCACAGGGGCAACCTCCAAAATGTCCCCCGCTTTACAGTTTTCTTGGCTGCGTCATTGGCTTCGGAAAGAAAGACATAACAAACCGTGGCACGCAGTATGAAATTTTGCTGTGAatgtcccaagcagcacaggtcatctgCCCAATAATGTAACacgatggtcccatcctggtcctttgtagggcagGCCTTTGCCATTACGACTTCAATGTTGGGCCaatcacttgtgctgcttggggtcTTCTCAAAATCGTCCGACCACTTGGTTTTCAGCTCAGCCGTAAATCAAGACATTGACATCACCGTGCACCTATAATTTGGGGGAAAAAAATCTTGGTCTTACCTTTTCAAACCCTTTCTGTATTTAGGGCTGCCGTCAATGCTGCACTAAAGGGACAAGAAGAAAAACTTGTGGCCTGACGGCTTTGAACCAAAATACGCATAAATTCTGCTAGTTTGTGGTGCACCCAGCGAAAAATGTATGCTGGAATTAGGGCAGCCAGCGTATTGTTTGGAAAAAGAAGTACAAATTAACGTAATTTCCTTATCCGTTCTTCCAAAGATGCATCTTATTTGCTTCGCCTTGAAATAAGATATGAGATGAACGAGACAACCAATAGCTGTTGAGATAAGAAATTAATGTAGACAATTGCAAAATGTATAATATTCTTTGTTTTTACACATACGTATAGAGCGTGAAGTGGGAAGGACACGGTGCTTACCCGGCTGTTATCATTCTGAGTGGACGCGGAGCAGTTGAAACCATTTAAAACGCTAAAAAAATTTGAGTAAAAGTCTATATCACCCTTTCAGAAATCTAAGATTACACGTATACTTTGATCTATTGTTATATGCAAGTCAGCAAATACGAATGCACGCGCCGGCTGATAAGAGCATATGGGAGATTTAATTCGGCCTTATGGCTCCCAGTGGTTTTGGGGTGCCTTTTCACCGAGCTTGCCTAAATTACTTCCCTGTATGAATGCAAATAATATGTAGTGAAGTACTCTTGATTTTCTGCTTCTTTTGTGATGTCGTGGTGCAAAAAACCATTTGTTTAATTTTGTGCTTTGTCATCGAGGATAATGCACAGCCTGGGCCATTTGCTTGCACGCACAGCGATGGCTATTTTTAGGAGCCCTATATCTGTACACAGATACGCCGGCCTCTTTGACTTTTGACGACAGAATAACTATCAGTTGCTTCGCTGttctcatcaccatcatcatcatcagcctattTCGCCTACAGGGCGAAAACATGTTCCATTACATTAAAATTACCCCTGTTCTGTGCCAACCGCGGCCACCTTATTCCCGCACATTTCCTCATCGCCACCAGCTCATTTTTTACCGCCCTTtactacgcttgctttctctgaAATCCAGTctgtttgttttcttgccttcaaAGTATACGCAGTGCCGAAGCCCACTCTTCTTCTTGATTGCGACTAGGACGTAATTCAGCCGCGTTGTTCCCTGACCCACGCTTCCCTGGTCCTGTCTTTTACTGTTACATCTGCATTTTCCTTGCCATAGCAAGCTGCGTTCTTCGAAATTTAGCTAGtatcctttttgttagcctccggGTTTCTGCCCCGTTGGTACTAGTGCGTCGTTAGTACTCCTGCAACTTGATATAGTTTGGCAGCCTGGTAAGCCCGCATACCATTCCCCCTTCTAGCAATTTTACGCTTCAAAGATGACACGTTAGCGCACCGGTTGTTGTATGATCTCGGATGACCGCATTGCACAAGCCTGCTGCTAGGACGTAGTTATTTCGACATAACTGAAGAGAGCCACGGGAAGACAGGACGACAAAGAGAGGCGACTGAGGCGGGTGTGTTGTTTTCTATTCATCGGCTTAGCTTTCGCGCTGCTCCCTTTGTCATGTTTGGGTGGGTAGCTTTCTTCGGCGTGGGCTGGCCAGAAGGACTGACTGGACTTCTGTGTTCTGCATTTACCGCCCATGGTATTACTTCGGAAAACTTTAGTTATACGCGCATAGCTTCCTTTGAGAAAACACATCAGCAGCGACACACAGAGAAATACGAACAGATAATGAAAACATTCTTGGCCTGCCATCTTAACTGCACAGTTTTTCCTCCCATGATGAAGAACGTGAATAACGCGTCGGTTTGCTCGTTATCCATGTCGATTGACTAATCACGTTTTCACCATCAGCGCAATATACTAACAGTAGGAATGTGTACTCGATCAGCCCCACCACGCTGGCTAAATGGTTAGAGCGCTCGCATGCTGAGCGCGAGAACGTGGCTTCAATGCTGTCCTTGGTTACCGAGACGAAACACAAGCTGCTTGCGTACTGTGCGATATGAGCGTATTTCAGTACCCCAGGCGGCTAAAATAAATAGGGAGCCAATCAATACGCATCCATCATAGCCAATGTGTCTCTCTGAAATGTTATACCCATATAACGCATGCGATACTCAGTTGGAACACGTGGAACATTGATTGCATGGTGGAAAGATACCAGCGAGACAAAGAGGAACCTCTTGGCAACTATATGCCACGACATATTGCTCGGGCTAGCAAAGTCAGCATTAGCAGAAGTCCTTTGTCGCAAATGATTGCATTATAGACAGAATTTTTACAAATAATTATATTTAGTTAAAAAACTTGCGACTTTCTTTATAGCTGCAGGGAATGGCAGGGGGTTGGCGCCATTCTACGGCGAAGCTGTTCTTAAAGAATTTCAGAAACTGTAGCCAGCCACTTCACGTTATAAGGTTAATAGCACTCATTCATTTAGAAAAATTATCCCACGCTGTCAGAGAAGCGGCAACGAAAAGATAATCCTACACACGCAGCCATTTGGTGCTAATGAATGTCACCTAGCGCAAATAAGAAAGAGGTAACAATTTTTCAGAGGTTCCGCATAGTTATGAATACATGCGATGACAGTTTAAGACCCGTCGCTAGCCAGGCAGAAAGCAGGAGCCAAACATCGCTGAGCAGACGCAAGACAAGATAATATATGGCAGTCCCGACGGCTGAGAGGCCCCGCATTTGCTTCCCGCGGCTTTAAGTCCGGTAATTTTAAGCCCGAGCAATCTCTTGCGCAGCTGCTTTTCTGTCGGTTTCACCgagaaactgaaaacaaaaagggCATGGTGACAGAGAGAGCAAGTGATGACGAAATCAAAGAATTAAATTAGGGCGCTGGACACGCAGAGAGTAAGAGCTATATAGTGGGGTGCAGTGAGGGATATATTGCATCaggtcttccccccccccccccccccctcagaaaACAAATGCGAGGCGCGCCATTCTTTGGTAGCCAGCCCCCGCCGGGGTTCAGCCTACAAAGCGTTGCAGCTGTTGTAGTTGCGTCTTTGCTTACTTCACTGTTGATGTGCCTGTCAGGAGAACAGGCGTTTTGTTTCCCTCCCGGCGGCTCTAGCCGAGCGGGTCAATGCAAGGCTTAGAAACACAATCGAACGACGCGTTTGTCGCCCGTGTGCCCCAGGCTGCCTCGTCTCGGACGAAGCTGACCGATAAATTGAACGGTGAGCGGGGCAGCGTTACCCACGCGACTTTGAATTCATCTCGATGCCcgctctctcctctcccactccTCCTGCATCAAAAGAAATCTCTGACCCATCACCATTCCTGCCAGAGAAAAGGGCATTGAGCTTTTTTTTCCCGACAGCCTAACTTTTTAGACTACTACTTTGAACTCTGTGCCTGTGCTTGTGTTTTCAGTCTTTACACATTGGAATGCGGCTGTTGGTTTTCTTATCAGGACTGCCTAGACTTCGTTAGTCTCTCTAGTTGGCTGTCTGCATTTTCTGGCTCCTTTATTCGTGTTTTCTTCGTTTCTGTAATTTAATTTTAAACCCTCGTGATTGGATTCTTTTTTCACTGGTATTCGGTTCTGTGTGACTCACAGCTCTGCAGTTTCTCCCTGGCGAAGAAGGCGACTTTGCAGTACCAGTGTTCAGCTCTCTCCCTCCCTTCTTACTTCTCTCTGTCAACTGTCCGTTTATCTTACCATGTCTGGATGGCCCGGAGTGTGGTCCCGCTGGTGTCATGGGCGGGAAGGGGAGAGTTTGGCCCGCACTGCGTTCGATGCCTTCTTATATTGTTTCGCGGACAGTTTTGTACCCATAAAGATGTGGACGGGTGAAGTGCAGCACACAGCTTTTTATCCTATTGAGGAACTACGCGGGCTCTTGGTTGTGTGCCCCAACTCCTGTTTTGTCTTCGCCGTTTGAGTAACGCGAAATATTAGTTCTGGGAATGAAGCAGTCACAAGCATTCTTGTGCGCACGCCCCACAACTTTGGCTAAAGTTCCTATCCCAGCAGCAAAAAAGTAATGCGCCGAGGGTCGCATTCGTGCAACTAAGCAATGTCGTTGGCAAAAATCCCGGTCTACCATATGGTGGAAGTTCTCTACAGTTTTTCCTGTAGCTCCTAGTCAGAGCCAACACCAAGCGAAAGTTTTCTAGACCATTTCAAACAATTCTAAACTAGACACGAAGGTTTACCTttgtgtttcacttttttttccctAGAACTACTATATCAGTACATCAGTCAGATCAACTGCTTTGTCTCTGGAGCGTGCTGAACGGAAATGGTTTGCGAACCTGCAAGGCCAAGCTGGCTCGTAAATTGTGCATGTGGCAGCCCGTTTCTATTTCACGCTGCTTTGTCTCTTTCACTGATCGGTCCCGTCATGTGTGCCATACCAAGcaactttttttcctttgctctttCTGTTCATGCTGAACTAGCCCGCCCGCACGCCTGCATGACCACCCGCCCGCCTGCCTTGTCTGCGTTGTCTGCCTTGTCTGCCTTGTCTGGCTTGTCTACCTTGTCTGCCTTGTCTGCCTTGCCCTGACTTGCTCTGCCTTGATCTGCATTGCTCTGCCTTGCTCTGCCTTGCTctgccctgccttgccctgccttgccctgcctacCCTGCCTGCTGGTCCTCAACGCATGAAGGTGCAGGCTTGAGCCTCCTCCAGAGCGTCATCCACGGGTGCACGACCGCACACCCAATGGCAAAAAATGCATCTCCCAAAGATAAACTACCCCATCCACGTCCTCTATTTATGTGGCCCACTCTGCACACAACTAACAATTTTCACCCATCGCAAAGCCTCCTCACAACTACATCCTCCAAGAGGCTCCTCTCACCATATGCTCAGGGagcagaagaaacaaaaaatcGATAATGAAATCAAGATTAAAGAAGCAATGATCTGAATCTTACAATGACGCATTGATCTGAATTTCGCTGTATCTGAAAGCGAAATGTAGGACCTATGCTGCTAACGGAGATTTCTCGTCTATAGGGCTGCGCATTTTTATGTACCTAATTTGACTTGCACGGGTACTTTGTAAAAAAACTTCATTTTAAGGAATAAAATTAGAGGTAAAGTGACGAAAGACAAATGAAGCAAAGGGGGGTCAAGCGCGTTTTTTTTCGCTTGCTCTTCGCCCTTTTGGCGCTGCTTTTATTTCTAAGGAATCAGGGTACAATTTTCATTTATGGTTAAAAAAGGGTATTTCCGCAACAGGGACGCTTACGATTCTTTGTGGTGCTGACCGCTTCAGCTGTGTCTTAAAACAATATATTTCGGGACGGCAGCATTCTTAAAGTACGCCGCCATACTGTATCCATCGCGTTTCTCCAGATCGACACAGAAAGCACCGGGAGGCGTGTTGACGACTTCCTTAATAATTGAACTGACGCGAGCTTTAGTTGTCTTTGGATGAATGTATGCTCTTGTGAATTGGCTCACGTCGAAATAAAACTCACATTGAAATTTCATGAATTTCAGGCTATGCGGATAACTTGAGACAATAATTACCAACCAAGAAAGTGCATTCAAAATTATAAACTTCACCAGCGCATGGAGGTAGTGTAGTTAGCCTTCCGTGATTAAAGAACTAGGACATATTAAACggcatgttttattttttctccgCCATATTCAGCCTCTTAATTCTTCGACCTGATGTGGTTGTTGATTTGCGTTCTTTATGGAAATTTTATGCTATTATCACCATTTTAGCGTTCTAGGAAAACGATGTTCCATTGCTCCTTGagatgaggttgaggtgagggTGAGGTTGTTGGCTGCTGGTAAAATTAGCCACGCAAAATTTCTGCCTGCAATTGCTGCACTGTAGGCAGAGGTAGTCCTTAATTCAAAGTGGCATAGTTCGGCACAGATCTGTGACTGGAAGAGGTACGTCGGCATGCGCACAGTCCAGAGAATAGCTAACTGCTGCTATCACCATCTGAAGCCCAGGCCACTGTCTGTAAGAAATtttagaagaaggcgagaagcctcGTTTTGGATTAGTGATGCCCGCGTTGAAGTGAAGCCTGTGGTGGTCCTGCCATCTTAGGGAAAGCAAGTAGCAAACGCGTCTACGCGTTGAAATCTGGTCAACATATTAGGTAGTCTTCTACATCACTGCACACACCACATGAAGAACAAAGTAAACACGAGTCTAAGCCCGTGTTATGCATCTACGCTGGGTACGAGCGAAATCCGTGCGAATGCGGTATATAAAGTAGCTTGAGGTCACTGTAGTTCCCTGGTCACACACGGTTGGTTGGGTGGACACCAAGGGGAGCTGAGAACGCTGAGGACACTTTACCACCATGACCGCAACTTTGAAGCATCCCTTGCCGTCGTGAGCAGCTTTTATTGATTGATTCGCAGACAGCGCTTCATGAGCAAGGTTTTCCGCTGCATCGTTGGCCAGGACGCCTCCATGCGGAGGTGCCCTTGGAAAAGGACAATATGCAGCATGCGCAGCGAGCGAAAAGACAATCTATCAGATAAAATTCCGAGCTCAAACAAATGAAGGGAAGACATCGAATCAGGATGGCGACAGGCTGAGACCGACAAGCCGTTAGCCTCTGCAAGGTAGCCTAAATGGACAcgctttcagccgttgtggaggatggACGATCAAGGCGGAAAGACCAGGAAATATTCTAGAATCAAATATGACATGCCGCTCGGCTAGATACGATTATCTTTCCCCAGAACATTCAGTGTAGACCTGGAGATTGCTAATAGATATGTATTCTGCTTTAAAATGCTCGAGTACGAGAGAACACGCATTCTTGAAAAGAGTACGCCACCTGCGCGATCTCCACGAATGCGCAACGCACAGTAGATTGTCTCCAATAACCAAGGTGGAATAAACCGCTGGTTTTCTCTCCGTAGGGCGCTAAAGTGTTAAGTGATAAGTGAGTCCGGGACTGAGATCTTTTACAGAGGAGCTATAGAAGAGCTGCCCACCTACTGTGTCTCTAAGGTGACAAAGCTGTATTAATAACCTTCGTGAATCCGCTGGGCTAAGAGGATTTAGCAATGACTGATTAAAAACTTTATTGTGCTACAAGCTCTCTAATTTACTTTTTCAGTGCAAACTTTCAATACATTCAAACCTTACAACCAATAGGATAACCAAGtttttttgttcattatgtgGCCCACCACCAGTGCTTTATAGAGTCTAACCATTAAAGAAGGTTGATTTGTCAATTGTTCACCTACAGTTGTAGAGGTCACACTGAGACATGGAGACAGAAATGCGAAAACAAAGTGTACAGCTTGTATCTACTGGCCACGAGAGTCACGAACGACGCCAAGAAATCGTATAAGACAATACTGGCGAATGAATGAGCTGCCAAGGTTTATCTTCAGCCGCACGTAGCGTCTCTCAGCACCTGTAAGGAGGACAAATTTGTGCTTTTCCACTGCTAAAGAAAATTCAACACTTTGACGAGGTATTCTTGCATTGATGGTACGGTCTGTCAAGCTGTCAAAACTAATCGCGTGTGTTGGTAGCTGTTAAAACCAGACTGATATGTCGCCTACACACAGACATACGAACATGCCTGTAAATTTTTTTCAGGGCATCATGAAGACCAGCAGTTTCAATGTTAAGAGAACGAATGAGGAATGAACActtccctgaggcacacctccTCATACAGCCCATTCCGTGCAAGACGTGGTCCCCTGCCTCACTTCAATCGAATGTTCACAGATGAATGAATTATGAATCGTAGAGTATTGCTCTGTACGCCGATGGCTTCCAAACTATTTAGTATTGAGCCTTGAAGGACGCTGTCATAAGGCGTGGCTCTATAAAAAACGCCTAGTGTCGAAAGGTCAACAGCCATCTGACGTTCATTATAGCTTACCAGGTACAAGACGCTGTCTTTTGGGCACTCAAACCTGAGCGGAGTCCCATCACGCATGATGGAAGTGCCTAGCTTGCCAGCTTCTTCATCAGCTTTGCCACACAGTGTGTGAGTTACACAGGATATTTCATTTCATTGATCTACTTTCAGTGACGGTCGGAATTATAGAGAGGAGAAGATCTGTAACAAAAAACTGTGTATTAGAACGTTTATTTCCGATGAATATACACAGCACACTTGAAGGCATCGGGTGCGCTGATGGACACGACGGAGGCGGGAAGGTGGTTACAGGCCGGGCAAGTCTTTGGAACTAATGAATCGGAATAAAACCTGCAGCTCGGAACTCCTACTTTGAAGCGGTGGCCCATGGTGTACGAAAAGTACGTAGGGATCAGAAAAATCGTTTGTTTTAGGCAGTCATGGGTTATTTACATTTTCTATAAAAGGCACAAATAAAATAATCGCTGGCATAAGGAAAGATTAGGAAGATTTAATATGTTCTtcaggagcgttacacaggctGAACGTGAGTAATTAGAAAGTACAGAACGAGCAGAGCGATTTTGGATAGATTCGAGGGCTTGTATGAGCAATTTTGTGTGGGCATCCCAGAAAAAACAGGCGTAGTCTTGTTTCAGGAGGACAAGGGCTTTATATAGAAGTAGATTTAGGGACACAGGACTAAGAAAGAAATTTCAGCCAAGAAAACAAGGTATTTGGTTGGCATTATTAGCAATGTGTTCCATATGCGTTTCCTGTGATAGGTTGGCGGAAATATAAAAGCAAAGACAGTTATAATAAGGGACAAAAATTATGGAGTGTTATTTTGGAAGTATGTGTAAGAATTCTGGTTAAGCGTACGCGTTATTCTCATTATTTTCCACTTACCAGTGCGGATCTGCTTACGATTGCTCACAGCAATATGATCTTTCATTTGTTTGTGTGCCACTGATGACGCTCACGTTTTGTGTATAAAAGAATACCCGTTTCCCCCATTGAGACCAGTTGTAAGTGCGCGCTTTGTGTTGTTGTGTCTTCATCTCGTTCTGTGAAACGTTAAGTGCGTTGAACCGCTTTGAACCACATACGAGGACCAATTCTCGCCATTTTACCAATATTTAGTTTCATAGACCAGATGTGGCACCAGGTAGAGTTGTTATCCAGAAACGTCTGAAGAGAGGTTACATATTTGCCTatatattacacaatcatcaACGTAAAGTCTAATTTTTGATTCAGTTGAATGAgggaggtcgttaatataaattagaaaaagcagAGAACCTAGTACAGAGCCTTGAGGAGCACCTGGTGTTAGGGGACATGCAGCTGTCAAAGTCATTATTTGTAACGCACTGAGTACAGCCCCGCAACCAACACTCGATCCATTTCAGAAGATTTGTATTAAGATTTAGTTCGGAAAGCTTGAAAAAGTAGTAGCTGATGTGTCACAAAATCAAGCGGTTTTAAAAAGTCGATAAACATTCAATCCACAAATGAAGAAAAGTCCATAATGGAAAACTAATTGTTTTTATAAGCAAGCAGTTGAGTTTCGCAGGAATGGTTTTTGCGAAAAAGTGTGAAGAATCAGTTAGATTGAAGGTGAGACTTAATACTACAATATATtactgttgtatatgtggtttcggtttcggtttgggaATCACCTtccgccagaggcaccagtgtcgctatgtgtatatatatgactgtatgtggcaataaaccgggatggttttggttgctagcagttcgtgtacttgagAGGCACCTGCCGCTacaacattggcgacgaggacgggatcatttcggggggcgtgactttcgccgcttgctttccggcgccatgagcatttctggactcgcgccgccgcccccgttcctgcctgtgcctggtcgacctgctgttgcgtggccgcaatggttccgcatcttcgagaactacgtgcttgcttcgggggcctctgactgcacgccggatcgccccaaagcactacttcttcacagcctcggcgtagaaggtcagcgcatattttacacattaccacttctatcgttggacaacgtcaagctcggtgagcaaactgctactgAGAAAACGCCGGTAGATAGCAAGGGCACAGGCGACACAAGGCCTGAAGTATCGTCGTACGATATCGCAGTCGCCGCTCTGCATGCTCATTTTTCGGcaacaagcaatgttgttgccgaacggcatcgtttcagtaggcgagttcagcaagctggtgaatcagtgaatgagtacatcactgcatttcgggagctttctgctacatgctcttttcctgccgaggaagattcgctgcgtgaccagttcgttgctggtatttcgtctcggagcttgcgcgagcgtcttctgcttgaaggatcgtctctctcgttcgttagagcagtactactggcaaagcagtttgagcaggcgtacaatgatctgcaagaatttccttctGTAGATGTTGGACGCATAAATACTCGTGGAAATACGCCTACGCGTACACCAGAATCCGACGAGAGCTCGAAGTGGTCGCACAACCGCCAGTCTCGTTGTTATCGCTGTGGTTCATCTCGGCACAATGCAGCATCAGTTCGCTGTCCAGCCAAAAGCAAGCGTTGTGACCATTGCGGTGTCATGGGTCACTTCCACTCTGTTTGCCAGAAACGAGGCTCCGCTCCGGTGCGTGAGGTAGACAGCCAAGACTCTCCAAGCGAGGAAGTTTTGAGCATTCTGGCTGTGACGACGGCCGCTCGCTCCACTGTTTACGTCACAGTTTCGATTGACCGTGCGGACATAACTTTCCTTGTAGATTCTGGGTCGTCAGTTTCCATTGTTGCACACGATCTTTTTAAGCAGTATTTTGAAGGCCAAGTACTTTTGGCCCCGACTGTTCGGTTACTCTACTATTGAAAACAGCCAATTCCGGTTCGTGGTTGTTTCTTCGCTGACGTTACGTACAAAGCTAgcacaacaagccttcttttctacgtcgtagaacaaggcaccgcactcttgggtatcgatgccatcaaggCCCTCGGTCTACAGATTGATGGGTCCTCTCTGCAATGCCTTGAAACGACGCTAACTTCTAATTCTCGAAGGGAACAGCGCCCTGACCCGACGAAAGCCGTGCAGGATATTAACCTCCCAGAAGAATTAGTTGGCGAGTTTGGATCTCTTTTCGGTCCAGGCCTTGGCCTCGCGAAAGGTTTTGTGCATCACGTCAAAACGCGATCCACGGTGCAGCCAGTGCAATCCAAACTTCGGCGCCTTCCGCTCTCGCTACGACCATTGGTCTCGGAAGAGCTCCATCGGTTGGAAAATCCGGACGTGATAGAGAGGGTGGAGGCATCCGAATGGGTGTCACCCATTGTGGTcgttaagaagaaagagggaggtattcgcctctgtgtagaccttcgacaagcaaacaaagctgtcgtGATATACAGCTTTCCCCTTCCTCGTACAGAAGAGCTATTGCATAGTTTAGTGGGGGCCACAAATTTTTCTAAGCTAGACCTCGCATCAGCTTACCACCAGGTCATGCTTCACCCTGCGAGTCGCGATTTGACCGCATTTATAACTCACGAAGGCCTCTTTCGTTTTAAACGAGTGTACTTCAGACTGGCttccgcgccttctgcatttcagagtatgatgtccaaagtcctccaaggatgtaagggcgtgctcttctatatagatgacattatagtcttcgggcggggccggcaggtgcacatagataaccttgcagcagtacttcaacgcattaaagaggcaggactcaaactgaacagcaaatgtatcttcgatacgcagGAACTTTAATTTTTGGGTCACAGGATCACAGCAAGTGGTATTTTTTCGTTGGAGGAAAAGTTTGCTTCCATCAAGGATACACCGG
Coding sequences within it:
- the LOC144095538 gene encoding uncharacterized protein LOC144095538, with amino-acid sequence MSISGLAPPPPFLPVPGRPAVAWPQWFRIFENYVLASGASDCTPDRPKALLLHSLGVEGQRIFYTLPLLSLDNVKLGEQTATEKTPVDSKGTGDTRPEVSSYDIAVAALHAHFSATSNVVAERHRFSRRVQQAGESVNEYITAFRELSATCSFPAEEDSLRDQFVAGISSRSLRERLLLEGSSLSFVRAVLLAKQFEQAYNDLQEFPSDPSRVQLWPFRPHSPIAWFPKVDAQLYVNGVAYQLWRFVLVKCQLHANVFDQLKLPPPDDHLFDGLNEAFIRFNGAPLHYPAASTAPHSLTKDAKMSDTSVSAIVARMFNASPPHTTSHPLQMQTPESGMLCKVSEKASELALISNGIGDV